The proteins below come from a single Myxococcota bacterium genomic window:
- a CDS encoding N-acetylmuramoyl-L-alanine amidase, giving the protein MKRAALVALLLTGLAAPARARAAEPEARPIVVDPGHGGADFGAKGAGGLLEKDLTLAVARKLAAELRARKLPVLLTRNSDVFIPLAERTAIANRAHAALFISIHGNSAPEAEIAGCETYFLSVEASDDEAMRVALAENDVFGQAGTAADSRDVVGQVLGDLIRTEHLRESSDLAATIQRSLAKIPGAESRGVKQAPFAVLTGTNMPAALVEIGFVTNAAEAKRLAQKDMQAKLAKALATALVEAMGQNRELEVSRKEP; this is encoded by the coding sequence GTGAAGCGCGCCGCACTCGTCGCGCTCCTGCTGACCGGGCTCGCGGCGCCTGCGCGGGCGCGCGCCGCCGAGCCCGAGGCGCGCCCGATCGTGGTCGACCCCGGCCACGGCGGCGCCGACTTCGGCGCGAAGGGCGCGGGCGGCCTGCTCGAGAAGGACCTCACGCTCGCCGTCGCGCGCAAGCTCGCCGCCGAGCTGCGCGCGCGGAAGCTCCCCGTGCTGCTGACGCGCAATAGCGACGTATTCATACCGCTCGCCGAGCGCACCGCGATCGCGAACCGCGCGCACGCGGCGCTCTTCATCTCGATCCATGGCAACTCGGCGCCCGAGGCCGAGATCGCCGGCTGCGAGACGTACTTCCTCTCGGTCGAGGCGAGCGATGACGAGGCGATGCGCGTGGCGCTCGCCGAGAACGACGTGTTCGGGCAGGCCGGCACCGCCGCCGACAGCCGCGACGTGGTCGGCCAGGTGCTGGGCGACCTGATCCGCACCGAGCACCTGCGCGAGTCGAGCGACCTGGCCGCGACGATCCAGCGCAGCCTGGCGAAGATCCCGGGCGCGGAGAGCCGCGGCGTGAAGCAGGCGCCGTTCGCCGTGCTCACGGGCACGAACATGCCCGCGGCGCTGGTCGAGATCGGCTTCGTCACCAACGCGGCCGAGGCGAAGCGGCTCGCGCAGAAGGACATGCAGGCGAAGCTCGCCAAGGCGCTGGCTACGGCGCTCGTCGAGGCGATGGGGCAGAATCGCGAGCTCGAGGTATCCCGGAAGGAGCCATGA
- a CDS encoding exonuclease domain-containing protein, whose protein sequence is MREWLRVPRGLSLPRWVAARLSAPVARELELRRGTPLEDVTFGVLDLETTGLSSQRDRILEIGLVVLRRGRVLARFESLVDVGEPLPSGIVALTGIRDELLEGAPEEAAAVARVAALLSAHGVDVLVAHNARFDRGFFARAWRAHERPEPLPPFLCSVRAARRLVAAPRYGLDTLVAQLAIAPRARHRALGDAEMTADLWIELVARARLQGFHTLEALRGVAGVGPRRPRRRRVHVVELTA, encoded by the coding sequence TTGAGGGAGTGGCTGCGCGTTCCGCGCGGTCTGTCGCTGCCGCGCTGGGTGGCGGCGCGGCTGTCCGCGCCCGTCGCCCGCGAGCTGGAGCTGCGGCGGGGTACGCCCCTCGAGGACGTGACGTTCGGCGTGCTCGACCTCGAGACGACGGGCCTGTCCTCGCAGCGCGACCGGATCCTCGAGATCGGCCTGGTGGTGCTGCGCCGCGGGCGCGTGCTGGCGCGCTTCGAGAGCCTGGTCGACGTGGGCGAGCCGCTGCCGTCGGGAATCGTCGCGCTGACCGGCATCCGCGACGAGCTGCTGGAGGGCGCGCCCGAGGAGGCGGCGGCGGTGGCCCGCGTGGCGGCGCTCCTGTCCGCGCACGGCGTGGACGTGCTGGTCGCGCACAACGCGCGCTTCGACCGCGGCTTCTTCGCGCGCGCGTGGCGCGCTCACGAGCGGCCCGAGCCGCTGCCGCCGTTCCTGTGCTCGGTGCGCGCGGCGCGCCGGCTCGTCGCGGCGCCGCGCTACGGCCTCGACACGTTGGTCGCCCAGCTCGCGATCGCGCCGCGCGCGCGCCACCGCGCGCTGGGCGACGCCGAGATGACCGCGGACCTGTGGATCGAGCTCGTCGCGCGCGCGCGGCTGCAGGGCTTCCACACGCTCGAGGCGCTGCGCGGCGTGGCGGGCGTCGGCCCGCGCCGGCCGCGGCGCCGGCGCGTGCACGTGGTGGAGCTGACCGCGTGA